The Ignicoccus islandicus DSM 13165 sequence TAAGATCACTACAGCGTCACCGAACCTCATTTTACTTAAAACGAACTTAAGGGGTTCCTCTGCTACAGTACCTCCGCCTCCCTTGAGGGATCTCAGTAAGTTCCTGAGCTTCGAGACGTTCCTCGAGTTGAGTACTTGATGTACTTCCGCGTCCCAAGAGACTACGTGAATTCTGTTGGCGTACTTAGCTGCTTCAATTACTTCGCCCGCGAATTGGGAGAGCTCCCTCTTCGTTATCGAACCGGAAGTGTCTACTAAGAACCATATGTCCGCGCCCCTCCTCACGTAGCCCGGGACGTTTTTCAATCCCCTCCTGTTGGGCCTTTGCCAAGTCCTGAAGCTCTTGCCCAATCCCTCCCTTAAGGAACTCCTGAGCTCCGTTCTCCACGATACCTTCGAAGAGAGGAACTCCTCTAGCCTCCTCTTCAAGCCTAGGGGCAAGTTACCCGCGCTCTTCTGGACTTCGATGGCCTCTGCCAAGGCTTGAGCCAACAACCTCCTCGTAGCAGACCTATCAACTACTGAGGTCTCTTTCACCTCTCTAGCGAACTCCTCATCGCCTTCCCAAACGGTTTCCCTCTTCCCCTCAACTATTTCCGTAGGCAAGTCTTCGAAGCCGCTCGCTCCCCCGTAAGCTTCTGCGAGGTTGGGGCTTCGGGAACCTATCTTCCCTCTGAGTTTATCGTATACTGTTTCGGCTGGGTCGTCTGGCAGAACTCCGAGGGTTTCGAAGGTCCTCCAAGTAACGGGTTTCGCCTTGATTATCCTAACGCTCATGTTCTCTAAATCTTTAAGCATGTTCATTTCTTCAAGAATTCTGTTAACTTCAACGTCGCATGCCACGTTCCAAAGCTTCGGATCGACCTCACTGCCCTTCAGAGGAATCCAGTGCCCTAGGATGGCGTGAAGCATTTCGTGTACTAACAAACTGGCTAATTCCCTTTCGTTCGCCCTCGGTACCCATTCCTTCGGTATCACTATGCTCATATTCCTGTAGTCAAAGAAAGCGGAAGGGGCGCCCTCTTGCACTTGTACTTTGAACTTCTTTAGTAATATCCACATCCCTATGTAGCTCATTGCCAAGTAGTCCTTTGCTCTATTGAACTTAATCGAATCCATTTCATCACTCCCTTGCGAAGAAGGCTATGAAGCCGCACTTAGGGCACCTGAAGACCTCGACGTTCTTAACTTCGTTCGGTATGAAGCCCCCTACTAGGGGCATTTTCGAGGCTAGCTCGCCTAACTTACCTTCCATCTTCATTTCGGTTCCGCAAAAGGGACACTTCATTACCTATCCCACTTCCGTTACCCTAAAGGCCTTATAGGTTAACCACGCGCCAATTAACGAACCTAGAGCGTTGGCGAGTAAATCCCCCAAATCGAACGTCCTCCACGGAACGAACCACTGAGCTAACTCAGTTAGCCCCCCGAGAACGGCTGAAATTAGCATACCGTCCCATCCGTATAACGTCGCGGAAACGAACGAGTAAATTGCGAAGAGCGAGAAGTGCCTCAACGAGGATTGAGGATCGAACGGCAAATAGGTAATTTCCTCCACTTCCTTAACTACTTCCGCCGGAGCTATCGTCAACCCCCAAGCTATAGCTACCGTTAGGAGCGCCCAAACTGCCTTGAGAACCCTCTTCCACATAATAACTCCCCCTCTCGATGGCTGTGGGGCTTAGAAAGTTGAGTTCGTTCAACGTAACGGTGGCGTGTTGGAGAGGTAAGGAAGTAAAGGCCGAATTGGAACTGAAGAGCTACTGGGGCAAGAACTTCGTAGTAGTGAGAAAGCAGCCTAGCCTGTTGATAGTAAAATACAACGGCGATCCGTTCGAAGCGGTCAAGAAGCTGAAGGAAGTGGTCGACCCTAGGTACACCACTCTGCTAAAGGCCATACCTTACGACGCGAGCGTTCCAGCTGACATAGAGGAAGTTATAAAGGCAGTTGAGAAATTCTCTAAAAAGATAGGAGAGGGAGAGACCTATAGAATAACTTTGAAGGGACCCATCTACGAGTTCAAAGACGATGATTGGAGGGAGCTTCCGAAGGAGGAGGCTATTAGGAGGATAGCCGAGGTCATAGATAGGAAGGTAGACCTGGAGAACCCCGATTGGGTCGTATACATCAGGAGCTTGCCGTTGAGGGGAATTCAACAAGCCGGAGTGAGCGTTCATAAGCCAGAGTGGATCTTTTCCGTTCAGCAATGAGGTGTTGAACCATTTACTACGCTTTGAGACCTCCTAACGGGACTAAGAGCTACGATTACTGGCTCTTGAAGCAAGCCAGCTTAGCTAGGAGGTATTACATTGGAACGTTCTACGTTCCTTCAAAGAACCTTTACTCCCCCGTCTTCAGAAGGATAGGGAAGGCCGACCCTAAGGCGTTCCTTACTATTACGGCGAGGGAGCTAAGGGACTCCTATAAAATGGTTTGCATTAAGGGTTGCGGCCAATGTTGCGAGAGGAACTCGAACGCGGTAATATTTGAGGAGGAAGCGAGAGAGCTTGGAATACAGATAAGAGATAAACCCTCTTTCGAGGTCGAATTGGTTGACGGATCCAAATTGAAAGTATATAGGCTAGACACTAGGAGGAACGGCCAATGCGTATTTTATAATAGGAGAAGGAAGACGTGTTCTCTAGGAAGAAACAGGCCGATATTATGCGTGATTCACTATTGCTCGGCTTTCGCGGAAAGGGTTGAAAACGGGAGGAAGGTAATGTACGTTAAGGTTTCCGGTAAAGAGCTTGGGAACGGGCTAGTTGAAATGAAGTTCGAGAGAGTTAGCAACGAAGAGTGGGAAGAGATAGTAAGGATGGTGAAGAACGGGGTAAACGTTTGGAGAGCAGTAGCTGAAATACTGAGGAAGAGGAACTTAGGGAAAGCTTGAGTGGTGCGGGGGGTGGGATTTGAACCCACGCAGGCCTACGCCATCGGGTCCTCAGCCCGACCCCTTTGGCCAGGCTCGGGCACCCCCGCGATTTCCCGGGAGCTTCACGAAGTTTTATTTATAAGTTTTTGCTTCCCTAGCTTCGACCCGACCGGACAACAGTCCATTCGATTTGAACGTTGCTCACAGTAGAGGATATACGGATAGGTGAGGGATAATATAGGGTTCACCACTATAAAGGTAAGGTTGTAACATTGAAATCAATCACAGTAATCTTACTGACTTTCATCTTAGCTAACGCGTTCGAGTTAAAATTAATGTGGAGTTTCGATGAACCTAGCGATCGAATAGAAGACATGGTCTTCTCCAGCAAAGGTAATCTCGGTATAGCCTCTTGGGATAATTGTGCGTACGTTGTTGACCTTAATGGCCATCAACTAGGTAAGACATGTGGAACTTGGGATATGGATGGGGCTGGGTATTTTAATGGATTATTCGGTTTCGTTAATCTCGATAACTACGTGTATCTCATTAACAATAATGGTACTTTCTGGAAGAAGATATATGTAGGTGATTATCATCATACTGCTATCGCACTCTTGAATAACGGTTTCGTTGCGTGCGATAGTTATTGCGCAAGATTTAATCTCAATGGAGAAAAACTATGGGATACTTACGTAGGCGCGTACGTTGAAGACGTGGCTATTCGTAAGGGTTACATATACGCAGCTAATAGTGGAAGCCAGAAACTTCAAGTAATCGATCTAAACACAGGTAAGGTAGTTAGTGAAATAAAGTACGAAAGAAGACCGGGTAGTGTAAGCGTTTGCAATGACTACTTGGCAGTTATAGCGGGGGAACTATACTTTTACGATATCAGTGACCCAAGAAATCCGAAGTTGATTTGGAAGAGTACTGGACTAAACGTTGATGATAACGAACATTCTCCTGCCTTTTCTCCAAATTGTAAGTACGTTGCTGTGGCAGACAATTATTGGTTTATTACGTCTATCGGTAACAGTGAATTGAAGATATTTGACGTAAACGGTGATCTAATTTACTCAAAGTACTTGCCCGGAATTACGTCCGTTGCGTGGTGGAACGATGTAATAGCTGTCGGCTACCTTAGCGGTAAGGTGGAATTATATCGCGTTATAAATTATACATCACCAATAGCTCGTTATTCCGAAATAGAGAAGATGAATGGAGCGGGAACGCTCGTGATTCAAATAAAGCCCCTCTATGTCTACCAAGATGAGTTTTCTAAGGTACCAATAATAGGTAGGCTCTTAGTTGCCGGGCTCGTAAAGGCGCTTTACGGAAAACTGAGCTTAGATTCACTCTATGTTAGCGTAAAGGCTTATTTGGAAACGATCAACCTAGCTAAATCGTACTACATTCAAGCTGAGAAGTTCTTTAAGAATGGAGATTTCGTAAACTCCTTGGAAAAATTAAAAGTGGCCAAGGCACTATTACATACGATTAATACCACCTACTCAAACTTAAAGGCTTCTTGGGAAAGAATCGAAACGCAGATGAGGTCCTTAGAGGAACGAATTGTTCCAGTTAGAGAAATACTCGTAAACGCTTGCGGAACCGATATAGGCGTGGACTGGAATAGTTCTATTGCAATCGAAAAGTTAAAGGAGTGTTCAACATCAATAGAAAAGATATTGAACCTAATTGAAGCTCTTAAGCGATACAAGGGCTGGGAAGGTTTCTCGGCTTCATTGGTACTTAGAGACTTGACCGAGTTTGGAAATACAATTAAAGAGATGTACCCAAGAGTAGAAGATTTAAGCAATCGAATAATTGAACTGGAAACGAAGGCGAAATTGGTTTTAGAGAGTAATTGATTTTCAACGTTCTTTTTCATGTTTGGATTAAATTCCTTTGGCGAAGCCATGGACTAACAATTATCGTTCCCTTTTCAATTAATTCGACCACCTTCCAAGAGATTTCCTCTTGCTTTAGCCACTGACCCCAAGCCTTACCTTCACCTACCAACTTCGCTATTTCCTTCCTAACCCTTTGGGGTAAGGGAGCGGGCTTCTCGAAGGCAAAGGGGGTTCCGGGAAGGGGCATGAAGTAGTGTAAGTGAGCTCTAGCGCCCATGGATATCAGCTTCCTCATTCCTTCCAACGTCGCCATCATTTCCTCCTCGCTTTCGCCCGGGAGGCCCAAAATGAAGTCCACTTCCGGCGTGAAGCCGTGCTCAACGCTCAACTGAACGGCGTTAACTACGTCCTCCCAAGTATGGCCTCTGTTCAACCTCTTCAGTACCTCATCGCTGGCGCTCTGGGCCCCTATTACTATTCTTTTATTCGAAACATACTTCCTCATTACCTTGAGAGCCTCTTCGTTCACGAACTCTGGCCTGACTTCGCTGGGGAAGGAACCGAAGAAGACCCTTACCCCGGTGCTCTTTACGGCGCTCAAGAGCTCCTCTACTTTATCGAGTTCGAGCCTCCTTCCGTCTCCGCCATAGGAAAGGGAGTTGGGCGAAATGAACCTGAGGTCCTTCCCTCCCAATTCCCTCAACTTCTTCGAGTACTCCCTAACGTTCTCAACGCTTCTGTGCCTAACTATGGCCTTGAATATGAACGACGTTTGGCAGTACTTACAAGCGAACGGGCAACCCCTAGTTACTTCAATTGGACCGAAAGTTCCTCTCCAGTAAGGCCAAGGCGGGTAATCGTCCAGTTCAATTAACTTCCTCGGGCCCGTATAGCTTCCATCGCTCAAATATATTCCCTTAACCTCCTCCGGGTTTCCTTCCTGGAGGGCCTCGAGGAGCTCAGCTAGGCTCTCTTCCGCTTCCCCCTTAACCACGTAATCGAAGCCTAACTTCAAAGTTCCATAGGGATCCCCAGTGGCGTGAGGGCCTCCGGCTATTAGAGTCACCTTTCCCTTGAGGAGCCTTATTTTCATCGTAAGCTCGTCGTCTAATAGATGGGTGGTTAGGAGGGAAATTCCGAGAGCGACGTTCCCCTTGAGTTCGAGAACTTCTAACGGGTCCCTTACCCACCTTACCTTAATTCCCTTCTTCTCTAACGCGGCCGTAAGAGCGTAGACGCTGTACTTAACTTCCCTCCTTAGTAGTAGAGCGAACGTTAACTCCTTCAATTCCAGTCTCCTCCATAATTCTCTTATATATCAGTTTGAGTACCTCGTCCCTTTGCGATTGCCTCTTGGCTATTTCCGAAACCCTACGGGCCCTCCAGTTGGCCTCCTTCTTCAGTAATTCGTTTAACACCTCGTTCAGTTTAAGGTCTTCTTCTCTAATACCTAATAAGTTCCATATTCCCTTGTTCAGTTTATAGTACAATTTGCCCAACTTCCTCGCTAGGGCAACCACGGTGTCCTCGTCAGCTACGTTCAAGAAGAGTAGCAAGGCCAATATTAATATCGGCAGCTCACCCGTCTCCGCTAAGAATATCATTAAAACCAAGCCCAGTAGCGCTCCGAGCACGTTCAAATGAAGTTCCCAATGCCCTTTCGCGGGGACGAACAAAAAGCTTTAAGCGGGTGGCTCCACTTCCTCCAATATCTCCCTAACAACCTTCTCAGCAGTATCTCTAGCCAAGAAAAGCCTGTCTCCGGCCGCCTCAACGACTAATCTATGGACCAACACCATTGGAGCTACCTCTTTAACGTCATCTGTAATCACCACTTCCCTGTCCTCTATCGATGCCTTCGCCTTAGCTGCCCTAACTAAGTGTATAGCCGCCCTAGTAGTGGCCCCCAGTAACACTTCCGGTCTCTCTCTAGTGGCCCTTACCAAGTCAACGGCGTACTCAGCGACCTTCCTAGGAACTTCGACAGCTTGAGCTTCCTCTATTGCTTGCAAGACTGTCTCTTTATCTAACGACTTCTCCGCCTTAGGTTCAATAGCCTTCCTCATCGCATCGAGCATTACGGCCTCTATTTCTACCTCCCTCGGAGGGAACCTCAAGTCAACGCTAACGGTAAACCTGTCCTTAGCCACCTCCGGGAGCTGATACGTTCCGACCATCTCGACTGGGTTCATAGTAGCTATCACGAAGAAGGGCTTCGGGAGCTCGTACGTTTCGCCCTCTATCGTTACTTGCCCCTCTTGCATAGCTTCTATTAGAGCCGACTGGGTCCTCGGGGAAGCTCTATTTATTTCGTCCACCAACAAAACGTTCGTGAAAATGGGGCCTAATATCGTTCTGAATTGACCGCTCTTCGGGTCGAACACCTTTCCGCCTATTAAGTCCATCGGTAACGTGTCCGGGGTCATTTGGACTCTCTTGAATTCCAGTCCTAGGGTTTGGGCGAACAGCTTAGCTAACGTGGTCTTGGCCGTTCCCGGAACCCCCTCTAAGAGTACGTGACCTCTGGAAAGCATTGCTATGGTCAACGCCTTAACTGGTCTTTCCATGCCGGATAGGTGTTTGCTTATTTCGCTCAAGACAGTCTCGTAAAAGAGCTTGGGTTTCCTCATATAATTTCGACCCGAAGAATTTCAGGAGATAGGAGCGGAAAAACGGGGGTCTTACCTCAAGAGCTCTTCGAGTTGGGCTACTACCTTCTGCCTTAACGCCTTTCCTAGGGGCGCGTAGCCCATCTTGGTTACTTGAGATTGCAGCTGATCGCTTAGTAGATATTCAGCGAACTTAACCAAGCTCTTGAGCTTCGGGCTGTCCTTGTAGAATATCATGTAGGGAACTCCAACTATCGGGTAGGAGTTCTTGCCGGGCGCTAGTATTAGGGAGTGAGCGAACTCATAGGGCGCGTGAAGCGGGCAAGCCCAGTACTTCATTGCGCCTTCCGTCGCTGCGCTTATGGTCTCCGCAGTAGGCTCAACGAAGTATCCTTCCGCGTTCTTCAATGCTGCAGTGGGCAACTTTGCTTGCCAAGCGTAGGCTAGCTCTACGTAGCCTATGCTGTAGGGAGTCTTAGATACTGTAGCGGCAACTCCTTGGTTCTTGGGAGCGCCTATACCTCTCCCCATCTCGTCTACAGGCCACTTCACTACTAGTCCGCTTCCTACCTTTTGAGACCATTCGCTGGAGCTCTTGGATAAGTAGGTGGTAAAGATGGCGGTAGTTCCAGAAGCGTCAGATCTGTGAACTGCGATTATGGGCTTGTGAGGTAATCTGGAGGCCACTGCAGGGTCTTGGAGGGCCTTTATTCTGGGGTCGTCCCAGTACTTTATCTCGCCCATGTATATCTTAGCTATAGTCTCTCCATCGAGCTTTAGCTTCATTCCGTTTAACTCGGGTACGTTATAAACGACGACGACTCCTCCGGCTACTAATGGGACGTGAATTACTTGCTTACCTTGGTATAATAACGGACAGTACTTCGCTGGCGGAATGGGAACGTCGCTCGCAGCGAAGTCCGTGAGGCCGTTTATTAGGTTGGAAATTCCGGCACCGGATCCAGTCGCCTGGTATTGGACGTTAGCTTGGGTGTAGTAGTAAGCTGCAGTAGCTAGGAACGGGTATACGAAGCTCGAACCAGTTCCATACAAGTTAACGGCTAGAGTTGGAAAAATTAAGGCGAGCATGCTTACCATTGCGATTTTCTTATTCATACCGGGTTTCCTCGTGTAAGAAGTAGGATTTAGTAATTAAATTCGTTTCCGAAAAAGAGCTTATAACCGCGCTAGGTATGGTAGACTAGGTACTCAAAGAAATTACCTCCATTTGGGAGTCACTAGCTTTTGCTTCTCAAGGGGTACCTATTAATCGTTTCCAGAGGAACGCGAGAGGTGTG is a genomic window containing:
- a CDS encoding DUF2201 family putative metallopeptidase translates to MDSIKFNRAKDYLAMSYIGMWILLKKFKVQVQEGAPSAFFDYRNMSIVIPKEWVPRANERELASLLVHEMLHAILGHWIPLKGSEVDPKLWNVACDVEVNRILEEMNMLKDLENMSVRIIKAKPVTWRTFETLGVLPDDPAETVYDKLRGKIGSRSPNLAEAYGGASGFEDLPTEIVEGKRETVWEGDEEFAREVKETSVVDRSATRRLLAQALAEAIEVQKSAGNLPLGLKRRLEEFLSSKVSWRTELRSSLREGLGKSFRTWQRPNRRGLKNVPGYVRRGADIWFLVDTSGSITKRELSQFAGEVIEAAKYANRIHVVSWDAEVHQVLNSRNVSKLRNLLRSLKGGGGTVAEEPLKFVLSKMRFGDAVVILTDGYWFDEEEEEVLRLMKGIRMRSSSAILVTTEVVPKSAAEAKWKVVKIDVRDKQ
- a CDS encoding VanZ family protein, which produces MWKRVLKAVWALLTVAIAWGLTIAPAEVVKEVEEITYLPFDPQSSLRHFSLFAIYSFVSATLYGWDGMLISAVLGGLTELAQWFVPWRTFDLGDLLANALGSLIGAWLTYKAFRVTEVG
- a CDS encoding THUMP domain-containing protein, coding for MSSFNVTVACWRGKEVKAELELKSYWGKNFVVVRKQPSLLIVKYNGDPFEAVKKLKEVVDPRYTTLLKAIPYDASVPADIEEVIKAVEKFSKKIGEGETYRITLKGPIYEFKDDDWRELPKEEAIRRIAEVIDRKVDLENPDWVVYIRSLPLRGIQQAGVSVHKPEWIFSVQQ
- a CDS encoding YkgJ family cysteine cluster protein, which gives rise to MRPPNGTKSYDYWLLKQASLARRYYIGTFYVPSKNLYSPVFRRIGKADPKAFLTITARELRDSYKMVCIKGCGQCCERNSNAVIFEEEARELGIQIRDKPSFEVELVDGSKLKVYRLDTRRNGQCVFYNRRRKTCSLGRNRPILCVIHYCSAFAERVENGRKVMYVKVSGKELGNGLVEMKFERVSNEEWEEIVRMVKNGVNVWRAVAEILRKRNLGKA
- a CDS encoding TIGR04013 family B12-binding domain/radical SAM domain-containing protein, yielding MKELTFALLLRREVKYSVYALTAALEKKGIKVRWVRDPLEVLELKGNVALGISLLTTHLLDDELTMKIRLLKGKVTLIAGGPHATGDPYGTLKLGFDYVVKGEAEESLAELLEALQEGNPEEVKGIYLSDGSYTGPRKLIELDDYPPWPYWRGTFGPIEVTRGCPFACKYCQTSFIFKAIVRHRSVENVREYSKKLRELGGKDLRFISPNSLSYGGDGRRLELDKVEELLSAVKSTGVRVFFGSFPSEVRPEFVNEEALKVMRKYVSNKRIVIGAQSASDEVLKRLNRGHTWEDVVNAVQLSVEHGFTPEVDFILGLPGESEEEMMATLEGMRKLISMGARAHLHYFMPLPGTPFAFEKPAPLPQRVRKEIAKLVGEGKAWGQWLKQEEISWKVVELIEKGTIIVSPWLRQRNLIQT
- a CDS encoding AAA family ATPase, which codes for MRKPKLFYETVLSEISKHLSGMERPVKALTIAMLSRGHVLLEGVPGTAKTTLAKLFAQTLGLEFKRVQMTPDTLPMDLIGGKVFDPKSGQFRTILGPIFTNVLLVDEINRASPRTQSALIEAMQEGQVTIEGETYELPKPFFVIATMNPVEMVGTYQLPEVAKDRFTVSVDLRFPPREVEIEAVMLDAMRKAIEPKAEKSLDKETVLQAIEEAQAVEVPRKVAEYAVDLVRATRERPEVLLGATTRAAIHLVRAAKAKASIEDREVVITDDVKEVAPMVLVHRLVVEAAGDRLFLARDTAEKVVREILEEVEPPA
- the pstS gene encoding phosphate ABC transporter substrate-binding protein PstS, which codes for MNKKIAMVSMLALIFPTLAVNLYGTGSSFVYPFLATAAYYYTQANVQYQATGSGAGISNLINGLTDFAASDVPIPPAKYCPLLYQGKQVIHVPLVAGGVVVVYNVPELNGMKLKLDGETIAKIYMGEIKYWDDPRIKALQDPAVASRLPHKPIIAVHRSDASGTTAIFTTYLSKSSSEWSQKVGSGLVVKWPVDEMGRGIGAPKNQGVAATVSKTPYSIGYVELAYAWQAKLPTAALKNAEGYFVEPTAETISAATEGAMKYWACPLHAPYEFAHSLILAPGKNSYPIVGVPYMIFYKDSPKLKSLVKFAEYLLSDQLQSQVTKMGYAPLGKALRQKVVAQLEELLR